A genomic stretch from Moraxella nasicaprae includes:
- a CDS encoding GlsB/YeaQ/YmgE family stress response membrane protein, translating to MKPGNDSMGWIFTIILGIVGAYIGSLLAGLVGANATAGFAYWVFSVIGAMIVLVIYGFLTNKK from the coding sequence ATAAAACCAGGCAATGACAGCATGGGCTGGATTTTTACCATCATTTTAGGCATTGTGGGAGCTTATATTGGCTCGCTATTAGCAGGATTGGTTGGTGCTAATGCGACGGCTGGATTTGCCTATTGGGTATTTTCGGTCATTGGTGCGATGATTGTGCTGGTGATTTATGGCTTTTTAACCAACAAAAAATAA
- the xerD gene encoding site-specific tyrosine recombinase XerD, whose amino-acid sequence MSRATTPRKSKVVLCDDDPDYLSDFRGAMLAQGLSVATRNAYLQDLRWCIKQHQLPLSQWQESQVISCLTLAKQDNKSPKSIARLLASLRRFFLWQIEQDQRQDNPCQHIKSPKLGMALPKSLSEQDIETLLLAPDVSTALGLRDKAMLEVLYACGLRVSELVNLSLDELNLNAGWIRITGKGNKTRLVPLGDYAIDALHRYLPHRAGFLLGKKDCQAVFLSEHGGYMTRHNFWHIIKKYALIAGITSHISPHTLRHAFATHLVNHGADLRSVQLLLGHSDLSTTQIYTHVATARLQQLHATHHPRG is encoded by the coding sequence ATGAGCCGTGCCACCACACCTCGCAAAAGCAAAGTCGTCCTGTGTGATGATGACCCAGATTATCTGAGTGATTTTCGTGGGGCAATGCTGGCACAGGGTTTGTCTGTGGCAACCAGAAATGCCTATTTGCAAGACTTGCGATGGTGCATCAAACAACATCAGCTCCCTTTGTCTCAATGGCAAGAAAGCCAAGTCATCAGCTGTCTAACCCTTGCCAAGCAAGACAATAAATCCCCCAAATCCATCGCACGGCTATTGGCAAGTTTGCGGCGATTTTTTTTGTGGCAAATTGAACAAGACCAAAGGCAGGACAATCCCTGCCAGCACATCAAAAGCCCAAAACTAGGCATGGCATTGCCAAAATCCCTATCCGAACAAGACATCGAAACACTCTTGTTAGCTCCTGATGTCAGCACCGCTTTGGGTCTAAGAGATAAAGCAATGCTAGAAGTGCTGTATGCTTGTGGATTACGAGTCAGCGAGCTGGTGAATTTATCCCTAGATGAGCTTAATCTTAATGCAGGCTGGATTCGCATCACAGGCAAGGGCAATAAAACTCGCCTTGTGCCATTGGGCGACTATGCCATCGATGCTTTACATCGCTATCTACCACATCGTGCAGGATTTTTACTGGGCAAAAAAGACTGTCAGGCAGTGTTTTTGAGCGAGCATGGTGGCTACATGACACGGCATAATTTTTGGCACATCATCAAAAAATACGCCCTAATCGCAGGCATTACCAGTCATATCTCGCCACACACTTTACGACACGCTTTTGCCACTCATCTGGTCAATCACGGTGCTGATTTACGCAGTGTGCAGCTACTACTGGGTCATAGCGATTTATCCACCACGCAGATTTATACCCATGTCGCCACCGCACGCCTGCAACAACTTCACGCCACTCACCACCCAAGAGGATAA
- the tusA gene encoding sulfurtransferase TusA has product MTDFHHQLDTTGLICPEPVMLLHKTIRQAAGGEYIQILATDPATTRDIPNFCRHLGHTLVSQETLDDGSYRYVVQKKS; this is encoded by the coding sequence ATGACAGACTTTCATCATCAATTAGACACCACAGGATTGATTTGTCCAGAACCTGTAATGCTACTGCACAAAACCATCAGGCAGGCTGCTGGCGGTGAGTATATCCAGATATTGGCAACCGACCCTGCCACCACCAGAGACATTCCTAATTTTTGTCGTCATTTGGGGCATACCCTAGTCAGCCAAGAAACCCTAGACGATGGCAGTTATCGCTATGTGGTACAAAAAAAATCATGA
- a CDS encoding transposase: MDTYLHRTHARSLKGQKVYDKVSGKYYQRISLVAGQIGNKAKNLIAPLIYQNTMVSNLFETWFEQMLLPSLDNHAKQTGRPCIIILDNARFHRMKQLQVLANNTTCKHVILPLPPYSPNLNPIEHTWATIKRWLRSHLSKFESIEGGLMSYFELN; encoded by the coding sequence ATTGACACTTACCTACACCGCACCCACGCCAGAAGTTTAAAGGGTCAAAAAGTCTATGATAAGGTGAGTGGTAAATATTATCAACGCATATCATTGGTTGCTGGACAAATTGGTAACAAAGCCAAAAACTTGATTGCTCCACTTATCTATCAAAACACAATGGTAAGCAACTTATTTGAAACTTGGTTTGAACAAATGCTTCTACCTAGCCTTGACAACCACGCCAAGCAAACAGGTAGACCTTGTATCATCATCTTAGATAATGCAAGATTTCATAGAATGAAGCAGTTACAGGTACTTGCTAATAACACAACATGCAAACATGTTATCTTGCCACTCCCACCTTATTCACCTAACCTAAACCCCATAGAACACACTTGGGCAACTATTAAGAGATGGCTTAGAAGTCATCTGTCAAAGTTTGAGAGTATTGAAGGTGGGCTGATGTCTTATTTTGAGTTGAATTGA
- the ribB gene encoding 3,4-dihydroxy-2-butanone-4-phosphate synthase: MALNNIREIIEDIKQGKMVILMDDEGRENEGDIIMAATHVKPSDINFMITHARGLVCLTLTEERCKQLDLPLMSDKNGAKFSTNFTLSIEAAEGVTTGISASDRATTILAAVAPNAKPTDIVQPGHIFPIMARQGGVLHRAGHTEAGCDLARLAGLEPAAVIVEIIKPDGEMARRDDLEIFAKEHGIKIGTIADLIEYRMATEQTVSEVEHFDIDSQYGQFTAYRFTEFGSTDTHLAFVKGTPDDNEVSTVRVHSFSPMKDLFGIHTGGSQWNIQNALQELSQAKHGVFVWIGHGDDMQLADAFTAIKNPTPKPVHIRREMYQTIGVGAQILKHLGVKNMRLLSSPVKFNALSGFGLNVIETVDKT, from the coding sequence ATGGCACTAAATAACATTCGCGAGATTATCGAAGACATCAAACAAGGCAAAATGGTCATTTTGATGGACGATGAAGGGCGTGAAAACGAAGGCGACATCATCATGGCGGCAACCCATGTCAAGCCATCAGACATCAATTTTATGATTACTCACGCTCGTGGCTTGGTGTGCTTGACGCTCACCGAAGAACGCTGCAAGCAACTTGACCTACCTTTGATGAGTGATAAAAACGGTGCAAAATTTAGCACCAATTTCACACTATCCATCGAAGCCGCCGAAGGGGTGACGACTGGCATTTCAGCCTCTGACCGTGCCACCACCATTTTGGCAGCAGTCGCCCCAAACGCCAAGCCCACCGACATCGTTCAGCCAGGACACATCTTTCCCATCATGGCAAGACAAGGCGGTGTCTTGCATCGTGCAGGGCATACGGAGGCAGGGTGTGACTTGGCACGCTTGGCAGGACTTGAACCTGCGGCGGTGATTGTCGAGATTATTAAACCAGATGGCGAAATGGCTCGCCGTGATGATTTGGAAATTTTTGCCAAAGAACATGGCATTAAGATTGGCACGATTGCCGATTTGATTGAATATCGCATGGCAACCGAACAGACCGTCAGTGAAGTGGAGCATTTTGACATCGACAGCCAATATGGACAATTTACCGCCTACCGATTTACTGAATTTGGCTCAACCGACACACATCTAGCTTTTGTCAAAGGCACGCCTGACGACAACGAAGTCAGTACCGTGCGTGTGCATAGCTTTTCGCCCATGAAAGATTTGTTTGGTATCCATACAGGCGGTAGCCAATGGAACATTCAAAACGCCTTGCAAGAGCTTAGCCAAGCCAAACATGGTGTGTTTGTATGGATTGGGCATGGCGATGATATGCAGCTTGCCGATGCCTTTACCGCCATCAAAAACCCAACCCCAAAACCTGTGCATATCCGCCGAGAAATGTACCAAACCATCGGTGTTGGTGCTCAAATCCTAAAACACTTAGGCGTCAAGAACATGCGTTTATTATCCAGCCCTGTCAAATTTAATGCCCTGTCAGGCTTTGGGTTGAATGTCATCGAGACCGTAGATAAAACCTAA
- a CDS encoding autotransporter domain-containing protein, whose translation MKFSYVSLMIGALLGTQALAQDFSQMVIFGDSLSDTGRLKDIVTQVNPTFGNALQESFTTNPDPVWARVLASNLSTKADANTTANPAGTNYAVGGARSGSEVNWNGVISVPSTSKQIGTYLSQHQNKADPNALYAVWIGSNDLIAAAQAGSTNEALVAISSSAQATYQDILTLHQAGAKYVLVPNVPDISLTPRVLFAEKVLGLTGTAQKSRTAAKLYNDKLYQQLNQSDINVISANTFGLLQEVAGNPTDFGFKNTSSVACQMPNRTTGADDPLSTSLACTPANLVAADANETHLFADDIHPTGRTHRILAQYYQSIIDAPAAMAKLTNVVTDDGQRFGQKLYQQMNTLTDGQANWWIDGDVVKLDNGLISSQGTPTMVAVGASFATDNGHIGAYAKHGQHQYTLSPTTKADIDQTGVGVYAKQTFGKAIINAQAGVSRLDAKTDRSIAWEGQARHHQAWGRGSHTHAGLRVAYQLGSDKLNYRPYVGVLAQQVVIKDLVEDQSHLSTAMRFDTQEYNSLQGELGVAADYQLNDKIAINTGVGYTHEFHDDDRQIGASLTSLPYKGFVLPTTKDKNDGIYAHLGANARLTASTSLNLGVLANRADDKHGVGGFIGLQGVF comes from the coding sequence ATGAAATTTTCGTATGTATCTTTGATGATTGGGGCGTTGCTTGGTACGCAAGCCTTAGCACAAGATTTTAGCCAGATGGTGATTTTTGGCGATAGCTTATCAGACACTGGCAGGCTTAAAGACATCGTCACACAGGTCAATCCCACTTTTGGCAATGCACTACAAGAGTCCTTCACCACCAATCCTGACCCTGTGTGGGCAAGGGTGTTGGCAAGCAATTTGAGCACCAAAGCCGATGCCAACACCACCGCCAATCCTGCTGGCACAAACTATGCAGTTGGTGGAGCCAGATCTGGCAGTGAAGTTAATTGGAATGGCGTGATTAGCGTTCCTTCGACCAGTAAACAGATTGGTACTTATCTTAGCCAGCACCAAAATAAAGCAGACCCTAATGCTTTATATGCGGTATGGATTGGCTCTAATGATTTGATTGCCGCTGCCCAAGCAGGTAGCACCAATGAGGCTTTGGTGGCGATTTCTTCTTCGGCACAGGCAACTTATCAAGACATTTTGACCCTGCATCAAGCTGGGGCAAAGTATGTTTTGGTGCCAAATGTGCCTGACATTAGCCTAACACCACGAGTGCTGTTTGCCGAAAAAGTGCTTGGTTTAACTGGCACGGCACAAAAATCTAGGACTGCCGCCAAACTTTATAATGATAAGCTGTATCAGCAGCTTAATCAATCTGACATCAATGTCATTTCTGCCAATACTTTTGGTTTGCTTCAAGAAGTTGCTGGCAATCCTACTGATTTTGGCTTCAAAAATACCAGCAGCGTGGCGTGCCAGATGCCAAATCGCACCACAGGAGCAGATGACCCGCTTTCGACTTCTTTGGCGTGCACACCTGCCAATCTGGTAGCAGCCGATGCCAATGAGACCCACCTGTTTGCTGATGATATTCACCCTACTGGACGCACGCACCGTATTTTGGCACAGTATTATCAATCCATCATTGATGCACCAGCCGCCATGGCAAAACTGACGAATGTGGTGACTGATGATGGACAAAGATTTGGGCAAAAACTGTACCAACAAATGAATACATTGACCGATGGTCAGGCGAATTGGTGGATTGATGGCGATGTGGTTAAATTGGATAATGGCTTAATATCCAGTCAAGGCACGCCCACGATGGTTGCTGTTGGAGCAAGTTTTGCCACTGATAACGGACATATTGGTGCTTATGCAAAACACGGTCAGCATCAGTACACACTAAGCCCCACCACCAAAGCAGATATTGACCAAACAGGGGTTGGTGTGTATGCTAAGCAGACTTTTGGTAAAGCCATCATCAATGCCCAAGCTGGTGTATCTCGCCTAGATGCCAAGACCGACCGCAGTATTGCTTGGGAGGGTCAGGCTCGCCATCATCAGGCTTGGGGGCGTGGCAGTCATACGCACGCAGGTCTAAGAGTGGCGTATCAGCTTGGGTCTGATAAGCTAAACTATCGCCCTTATGTGGGGGTGCTTGCCCAGCAGGTTGTCATCAAGGATTTGGTGGAAGACCAAAGTCATTTGTCCACAGCGATGCGATTTGACACCCAAGAATACAACTCACTACAAGGTGAGCTTGGTGTGGCGGCAGATTATCAGCTTAATGACAAAATCGCCATCAATACAGGCGTGGGCTATACGCATGAATTTCATGATGACGACCGCCAGATTGGAGCATCTTTGACTTCCTTGCCGTACAAAGGCTTTGTTTTGCCCACCACCAAAGATAAGAATGATGGTATCTATGCCCATCTTGGGGCAAATGCTCGCTTGACGGCTTCAACATCACTGAATCTGGGCGTGCTTGCCAACCGTGCTGATGATAAGCATGGCGTGGGTGGATTTATTGGACTACAAGGCGTATTTTGA
- a CDS encoding replication-associated recombination protein A: MSQQPLAERMRPKRIDDIVGQQHLLGDDAPITNIIRQKFLPSMILHGSAGIGKTTLAMLLAQAVGRPFRPLSAISSGVKELREVLDGDDGLFFEPPVVFVDEIHRFNKAQQDALLQAVETGQITFIGATTENPSFSVNNALLSRCQVYRLKPLDADDITKLVKHTIAHDEILKHRQIIIDDLTALIDLSQGDGRRVLNLLELICTAPEPIIINNQSTAKVAGQSLVRYDKSGDNHYDIVSAMIKSIRGSDADAAVYWLARMLTAGEDPAFIARRLVIAASEDIGLANPNALLLADTALRSVQSIGMPEARIILGQVAIYLANSPKSNTSYNAINQAMAVAQTDQSPVPLHLRNGVTKLMKQEGYGVDYVYPHDYPNHYYPQQYLPEHLSGVRFYEFADNQKEQASFAFINWLKQNHTFKN; this comes from the coding sequence ATGAGCCAACAACCCCTAGCTGAACGCATGCGACCCAAGCGTATTGATGACATTGTCGGACAGCAACACCTGCTGGGCGATGATGCCCCCATTACCAACATCATCAGACAAAAGTTTTTGCCATCGATGATTTTGCACGGCTCAGCAGGGATTGGTAAAACCACGCTGGCAATGCTACTGGCACAAGCGGTCGGTCGTCCTTTTCGCCCCTTATCTGCCATATCCTCAGGCGTAAAAGAACTTAGAGAAGTGCTTGATGGCGATGATGGCTTGTTCTTTGAGCCGCCTGTGGTATTTGTCGATGAAATTCATCGTTTTAATAAAGCCCAGCAAGATGCGTTATTGCAAGCGGTCGAAACAGGGCAGATTACTTTTATTGGGGCAACCACCGAAAATCCATCGTTTAGCGTCAATAACGCACTACTTTCTCGTTGTCAGGTATATCGCCTAAAACCACTTGATGCTGATGACATTACTAAGCTGGTCAAGCATACCATCGCTCATGATGAGATTTTAAAACACCGACAAATCATCATTGATGACTTGACCGCCTTGATTGATTTATCACAAGGCGATGGTAGGCGAGTCTTAAATCTACTAGAACTCATCTGCACCGCCCCAGAACCCATCATCATTAATAATCAAAGCACCGCCAAAGTGGCAGGACAATCTTTGGTGCGATATGACAAATCAGGCGATAATCACTATGACATCGTCTCTGCGATGATTAAATCCATTCGTGGCTCAGACGCTGATGCCGCTGTATATTGGCTGGCACGAATGCTGACCGCTGGCGAAGACCCTGCTTTTATCGCTCGAAGACTGGTGATTGCCGCCAGCGAAGACATCGGACTTGCCAATCCAAATGCTCTATTGCTGGCAGATACCGCCTTGCGTTCTGTGCAGTCCATTGGCATGCCAGAGGCAAGAATCATACTAGGGCAGGTGGCGATTTATCTTGCCAATAGTCCAAAATCCAATACCAGCTACAACGCCATCAATCAGGCAATGGCAGTTGCCCAGACCGACCAGTCACCTGTTCCATTACACCTAAGAAATGGTGTAACCAAACTGATGAAACAAGAGGGCTATGGGGTGGATTATGTCTATCCGCATGATTACCCCAATCATTATTACCCTCAGCAATACCTGCCAGAGCATTTGTCTGGTGTGCGTTTTTATGAATTTGCCGATAATCAAAAGGAACAGGCAAGTTTTGCTTTCATCAACTGGCTCAAACAAAATCACACCTTTAAAAATTGA
- a CDS encoding L-threonylcarbamoyladenylate synthase, translating to MPKPKHYFHQDNLPQLLAFLRAGGVLAYPSESVWGLGCDASDEQALQRIVTLKQRDLGKGLIVLTDQAKRLKSALSDELIERLQSISAKHMLQQGRASTWLVPMPTKVINPLLMGDFGTLAVRITPHPILANICQHLVSDVNPYGFLVSTSCNPSGQNPATSLQEAYDYFGEEVGYLDVQSLGFKQPSQIIDLMTGKVFR from the coding sequence ATGCCAAAGCCTAAGCATTATTTTCATCAGGATAATTTGCCTCAGTTGTTGGCATTTTTGCGTGCTGGCGGTGTGTTGGCTTATCCTAGCGAAAGCGTTTGGGGGTTGGGCTGTGATGCAAGCGATGAGCAAGCATTGCAACGCATTGTGACACTTAAACAACGAGATTTGGGCAAGGGTTTGATTGTTTTGACCGACCAAGCCAAGAGGCTAAAATCAGCTTTATCAGACGAGTTGATTGAGCGGCTGCAAAGCATTAGTGCAAAACATATGTTGCAACAAGGTCGAGCCAGCACTTGGCTTGTTCCAATGCCAACCAAAGTCATCAATCCACTGTTGATGGGGGATTTTGGGACGCTGGCAGTTCGCATCACACCACACCCGATTCTGGCAAACATTTGCCAACATTTGGTCAGTGATGTCAATCCTTATGGTTTTTTAGTGTCCACCAGTTGCAATCCATCAGGACAAAACCCTGCCACAAGCCTACAAGAGGCGTATGACTATTTTGGCGAAGAGGTTGGCTATCTTGATGTCCAAAGTTTGGGTTTTAAGCAACCAAGCCAAATCATTGATTTGATGACAGGCAAGGTTTTTCGTTAA
- a CDS encoding type IV secretion protein Rhs, translating to MDFIFLMPNMPRFIKQDRALTIGEQQLARSVFGDAIQLEQVRLKTACWVIKGYAVSPNGHIYFHTQDFCADFSVQSLQIRAWLIHELTHVWQVQQGKQVFWRALFNRRYRYRLGKRFEQYGIEQQAHMVEEYYIRREMGKNCDAWRACLPFLA from the coding sequence ATGGATTTTATTTTTTTAATGCCAAATATGCCACGATTCATCAAACAAGACAGAGCCTTGACCATAGGCGAACAGCAGCTTGCACGCAGCGTTTTTGGCGATGCCATACAGCTTGAACAAGTTCGCCTAAAAACCGCTTGTTGGGTGATAAAGGGTTATGCTGTTTCTCCTAATGGGCATATTTATTTTCATACACAGGATTTTTGTGCAGATTTTAGCGTTCAGTCGTTACAAATCAGAGCGTGGCTGATTCACGAATTGACCCATGTTTGGCAGGTGCAACAGGGTAAGCAGGTGTTTTGGCGAGCGTTATTTAATCGCAGATACCGTTATCGTTTGGGTAAGCGATTTGAGCAATACGGCATTGAGCAACAAGCTCACATGGTTGAAGAATATTACATTCGCCGTGAGATGGGCAAAAATTGCGATGCTTGGCGGGCGTGTTTACCGTTTTTGGCGTGA
- a CDS encoding IS630 transposase-related protein: MAYSIELKQKALAYLEQCGNISTVCTAYNISRSTLYAWIKKQEQGDLSCQSGGNRGVKVDRNKLKTYVEQNPDAYLYEIAEVFNCGTSTIFYALRSLGITHKKRPQVTKNKTQTKSKTIKTG; the protein is encoded by the coding sequence ATGGCATATTCAATAGAACTTAAACAAAAGGCCTTAGCCTACTTAGAGCAGTGTGGTAATATTAGCACAGTTTGTACTGCTTACAACATTTCAAGAAGCACCTTGTATGCTTGGATTAAAAAACAAGAACAAGGTGATTTGTCCTGTCAAAGTGGTGGCAATCGTGGTGTTAAAGTGGACAGAAATAAGCTTAAAACTTATGTAGAGCAAAACCCTGATGCTTACTTGTATGAAATTGCTGAAGTTTTTAATTGTGGTACAAGTACCATCTTTTATGCTTTACGCTCTCTTGGTATTACCCATAAAAAAAGACCACAAGTTACAAAGAACAAGACCCAAACAAAATCAAAGACTATCAAGACAGGCTAA
- the ruvX gene encoding Holliday junction resolvase RuvX, translating into MNNPTLILALDYGVKKMGMALGNSLTQDARPFDILAMDNGQPADWDNLLGIIEHWGIHEVLVGLPLNMDGTDSMISKRAHKFARRLSHRLAERHQAVSVFVYDERLSSVEARQIAWENGWIDDERDPIDDISACLLIDGYFRSPKHAIYIKNHKDSPKDD; encoded by the coding sequence ATGAACAATCCAACTTTGATACTCGCCCTAGACTACGGTGTCAAAAAAATGGGCATGGCACTGGGCAACAGCCTAACCCAAGACGCTCGCCCATTTGACATCTTAGCGATGGATAATGGACAGCCTGCCGACTGGGATAATCTGCTTGGCATCATTGAGCATTGGGGCATTCACGAGGTGTTGGTGGGATTGCCACTTAACATGGACGGTACAGACTCGATGATTTCCAAGCGAGCCCATAAATTTGCTCGCAGGCTTTCGCACCGCTTGGCAGAACGCCATCAAGCCGTGTCTGTCTTCGTCTATGATGAACGCCTATCATCTGTCGAAGCACGACAAATTGCTTGGGAAAACGGCTGGATTGATGATGAAAGAGACCCCATCGATGACATCTCAGCCTGCTTATTGATTGACGGCTATTTTCGTAGTCCCAAGCACGCTATCTATATCAAAAACCACAAAGACTCGCCCAAAGATGACTGA
- a CDS encoding class I SAM-dependent methyltransferase, whose product MHQINPDLLARAKQWRGDISFRQEVLGKPFDFVSTWGIFSPEKLDEGSLMLLDYIDFQSDDDSIDLGCGYGVLGMTAARECPNGQHLLIDKDFVAVEYAKLNCQKNGLTNTQVQLSNGFREVPMDKKFSLVMSNLPAKASKEQHYLYLLDAYERMQSGARFYVVTINGLRDFMKRSFTEVFGNSDKIKQGKTYTITMAVKD is encoded by the coding sequence ATGCACCAAATCAATCCAGACCTACTTGCTCGTGCCAAACAATGGCGAGGCGACATCAGCTTTCGCCAAGAAGTGCTTGGTAAGCCGTTTGACTTTGTCAGCACTTGGGGGATTTTTAGCCCCGAAAAGTTGGACGAGGGCAGTCTGATGTTGCTTGATTATATTGATTTTCAATCTGATGATGACAGCATTGACTTAGGTTGTGGCTATGGCGTGCTTGGCATGACAGCCGCTCGTGAATGCCCAAATGGTCAGCATTTACTCATCGATAAAGACTTTGTGGCGGTGGAGTACGCCAAGCTCAACTGCCAAAAAAACGGCTTAACCAACACCCAAGTCCAACTCTCAAATGGCTTTCGTGAAGTGCCAATGGACAAAAAATTTAGCCTTGTGATGAGCAATCTACCTGCCAAAGCCAGCAAGGAACAGCACTATCTGTATCTGCTGGACGCTTATGAGCGTATGCAAAGCGGTGCTAGATTTTATGTGGTGACCATCAACGGCTTGCGAGATTTTATGAAACGCTCTTTTACCGAAGTATTTGGTAATAGCGACAAAATCAAACAAGGCAAGACCTACACCATCACGATGGCGGTCAAAGACTAA
- a CDS encoding glycosyltransferase, translating to MSPPHACNNFTPLTTQEDNMDTPTLDVIIPCYNAQSTLNRAVSSVLHQAACQRIILINDGSSDDTATMIDEFAKKFPNKIKALHLPTNGGVALARNWGVLHSEADLVAFLDADDEYQPSALDIVPQVFAQLPNLSLIRLKLIPINLADRYHQHPNFAKVWDIAQMTGAGNTVFRKGLFLACGGFPTDTLFRQFGGEDGALGIALAESTMVGTLFGDAHLGVLNHCREGMHAQRLLDGYLFGQSDPNIDANTIATANAISQRIKRQLASISPIIGQTNIGRRELMVQYAQD from the coding sequence ATGTCGCCACCGCACGCCTGCAACAACTTCACGCCACTCACCACCCAAGAGGATAACATGGACACGCCAACGCTTGATGTCATCATTCCTTGTTATAATGCACAATCCACCCTAAATCGTGCCGTGTCAAGCGTGCTGCACCAAGCCGCCTGCCAACGCATCATACTCATCAATGATGGCTCATCGGACGATACCGCCACCATGATTGATGAGTTTGCCAAAAAATTTCCCAATAAAATCAAAGCATTACACCTACCCACCAATGGCGGTGTCGCTCTTGCCAGAAATTGGGGTGTCCTGCACAGTGAGGCGGACTTGGTGGCATTTTTAGACGCTGACGATGAATATCAGCCATCTGCCTTAGACATCGTGCCACAAGTATTTGCCCAATTACCAAACCTAAGTCTTATCCGACTCAAACTGATTCCCATCAATCTGGCAGACCGCTATCATCAGCACCCAAATTTTGCCAAAGTCTGGGACATTGCCCAAATGACAGGGGCTGGCAATACCGTGTTTCGCAAAGGATTATTTTTGGCGTGCGGTGGCTTTCCTACCGATACATTATTTCGCCAATTTGGCGGAGAAGATGGTGCATTAGGCATCGCTCTTGCCGAAAGCACAATGGTTGGTACTTTGTTTGGCGATGCTCATTTGGGCGTACTAAATCATTGCCGAGAAGGCATGCACGCCCAAAGACTGTTGGATGGCTATTTATTTGGTCAATCAGACCCCAATATTGATGCAAACACGATAGCAACAGCCAATGCCATCAGCCAAAGAATCAAACGCCAGCTTGCCAGCATTAGCCCCATCATTGGGCAGACCAATATTGGCAGGCGAGAATTGATGGTGCAGTACGCCCAAGACTAG
- a CDS encoding YqgE/AlgH family protein, producing the protein MTKQLTHHFLAPSIQMDDERFIDTLIYICKHNTDGAWGFIINQPLDASVGGLLSELDLFTSQTTMNTPAMNGGPVRGEAGFVLHTGLPDYKSSFAISENICLTTSKDILEDISLDRVKHYLLCMGYCNWGKGQLDQEIANGDWLAYPADLSTIFAIDAKDRLACIYDKIGIHRHMMIDHIGSA; encoded by the coding sequence ATGACTAAACAACTCACTCATCATTTTTTAGCACCCAGCATTCAAATGGACGATGAGCGATTTATTGACACGCTCATCTATATTTGCAAGCACAACACAGATGGTGCTTGGGGATTTATCATCAATCAACCCCTAGATGCCAGCGTTGGCGGACTGCTTAGCGAGTTAGATTTGTTCACCAGCCAAACCACCATGAACACACCAGCGATGAATGGCGGTCCTGTGCGAGGCGAAGCTGGCTTTGTGCTACACACAGGGTTGCCTGATTATAAATCATCGTTTGCCATTTCAGAAAATATCTGCCTGACCACCAGCAAAGACATCTTAGAAGACATCAGCCTTGACCGAGTCAAGCATTATCTGCTGTGCATGGGGTATTGTAATTGGGGCAAAGGACAATTAGACCAAGAGATTGCCAATGGCGATTGGTTGGCTTATCCTGCTGATTTATCCACCATATTTGCCATCGATGCCAAAGACAGATTGGCTTGCATCTACGACAAAATCGGCATTCATCGCCACATGATGATTGACCATATTGGGAGTGCCTAA